From one Paeniglutamicibacter psychrophenolicus genomic stretch:
- a CDS encoding flagellar biosynthesis protein FlhA: protein MKFASLAKIAVPLGVVGIIMLLVVPVPASLLDVLISVSILLALVILLTTMFAKRPLDFSVFPSLLLVATLLRLGLNVASTRLVLGDAYAGEVIAAFGNIAVGGSLIIGCVIFLILVVIQFVVVTKGAERVAEVGARFTLDAMPGKQMAIDADLNAGLITDTQARERRADVAAEADFYGAMDGASKFVKGDAIAGLIIIIINLVGGIAIGMVQRGMGVGEALNTYALLTIGDGLATQIPALLMAVSTGMIVTRSNASSDMGSTASAQLAQSRTALLIAGSAAIALALVPGMPKLPFVLIGSLLIFAAQRIKANQAKEDTRAEVARQNEAAVVPAETTEDLIEKMKVHALEIQLAPDLVDVVNGGGDDLLARVRALRRRVAMELGIVLPPVRTRDSVDLPPATYAIRIAGVEAGRGTAPRGKILALGDHLDSLPGAMVVEPVFGLAGKWVPAELRHNAEMAGATTIDRVSVIVTHLSSIVKDQAARLLTREDVRVLTDAVREANPSAVEELVPSLLSLAEVQRVLQGLLAESVPINDLARIYEALALRAKAGTDPEGLIEAARTALGPAIAAGYLEGKLLRVVMVDPVLEQGMLEGLRPSEAGSQIMLDAARLEAVLASVKQIAADLETRGYSAVLVCAPALRPAVRRLLGTAPGSIPVLSYQEATAGGADIETVGVVRGADAISA from the coding sequence ATGAAATTCGCATCCCTGGCCAAGATCGCCGTGCCGCTGGGCGTGGTGGGCATCATCATGCTGCTGGTGGTCCCGGTCCCGGCCTCCCTGCTGGACGTGCTGATCTCGGTATCCATCCTGCTTGCCCTGGTGATCCTGCTGACCACCATGTTCGCCAAGCGGCCGCTGGACTTCTCGGTATTCCCCTCGCTGCTGCTGGTGGCCACGCTGCTGCGCCTGGGACTGAACGTCGCCTCCACGCGCCTGGTGCTCGGGGACGCGTACGCCGGGGAAGTGATCGCCGCGTTCGGGAACATCGCGGTGGGCGGCTCGCTGATCATCGGCTGCGTGATCTTCCTGATCCTGGTGGTCATCCAGTTCGTGGTGGTCACCAAGGGCGCCGAGCGCGTCGCCGAGGTCGGTGCGCGCTTCACCCTCGATGCGATGCCGGGCAAGCAGATGGCCATCGACGCGGATTTGAACGCCGGGCTGATCACCGACACCCAGGCGCGCGAGCGCCGCGCGGATGTCGCAGCGGAGGCCGACTTCTACGGGGCCATGGACGGCGCCTCCAAGTTCGTCAAGGGCGACGCCATCGCCGGGCTGATCATCATCATCATCAACCTCGTCGGCGGCATCGCCATCGGCATGGTGCAGCGCGGCATGGGCGTGGGCGAGGCGCTGAACACCTATGCGCTGCTGACCATCGGCGACGGCCTGGCCACGCAGATCCCGGCGCTGCTGATGGCCGTGTCCACCGGCATGATCGTCACCCGCTCCAATGCGTCATCCGACATGGGCTCCACCGCCTCGGCGCAGCTGGCCCAGTCGCGCACCGCGTTGCTGATTGCCGGGTCCGCGGCGATCGCCCTGGCGCTGGTGCCGGGGATGCCGAAGCTGCCCTTCGTGCTCATCGGCTCACTGCTGATCTTCGCCGCCCAGCGCATCAAGGCCAACCAAGCCAAGGAGGACACCCGGGCGGAGGTGGCACGCCAGAACGAGGCAGCGGTGGTGCCGGCCGAAACCACCGAGGACCTGATCGAGAAGATGAAGGTGCACGCCCTGGAGATCCAGTTGGCCCCGGATCTGGTGGACGTGGTCAACGGGGGAGGGGACGACCTGCTGGCCCGGGTGCGCGCGCTGCGCCGCCGCGTGGCCATGGAGCTGGGCATCGTGCTGCCTCCGGTGCGCACCCGCGATTCGGTCGACCTGCCCCCTGCCACCTACGCGATCAGGATCGCCGGGGTGGAGGCCGGGCGCGGCACCGCGCCGCGCGGGAAGATCCTGGCCCTGGGCGACCACCTGGATTCGCTGCCCGGGGCCATGGTCGTGGAACCGGTCTTCGGGCTGGCGGGCAAGTGGGTCCCGGCCGAGCTGCGGCACAACGCCGAGATGGCCGGGGCCACCACCATCGACCGGGTGTCGGTGATCGTCACCCATCTGTCCTCGATCGTCAAGGACCAGGCCGCGAGGCTGCTGACCCGGGAGGACGTGCGGGTGCTCACCGATGCGGTGCGCGAGGCGAACCCCTCGGCCGTGGAGGAACTGGTGCCCTCGCTGCTGTCCCTGGCCGAGGTCCAGCGGGTGCTCCAGGGCCTGCTCGCCGAATCGGTGCCGATCAACGACCTGGCACGCATCTACGAGGCCCTGGCCCTGCGGGCCAAGGCCGGCACCGACCCGGAGGGCCTGATCGAGGCCGCCCGCACCGCCCTGGGCCCGGCCATCGCCGCCGGCTATCTGGAAGGCAAATTGTTGCGGGTCGTGATGGTCGACCCGGTCCTGGAACAGGGCATGCTCGAGGGGTTGCGCCCCTCCGAGGCAGGAAGCCAGATCATGCTCGATGCCGCCCGTCTCGAGGCGGTGCTGGCCTCGGTGAAGCAGATCGCCGCCGACCTGGAAACCCGCGGCTACTCCGCGGTGCTGGTCTGCGCCCCGGCCCTGCGCCCTGCGGTGCGCCGCCTGCTGGGCACAGCGCCCGGCTCCATCCCGGTGCTCTCCTACCAGGAGGCCACCGCCGGTGGGGCCGACATTGAGACCGTGGGGGTGGTGCGCGGTGCCGATGCGATTTCAGCTTGA
- a CDS encoding helix-turn-helix domain-containing protein encodes MKTSPSLDAVHGVGAVVRDVRKKKRLTQAELAIKAHVSRTFVGELEKGHPGAELSKVIDVFSALGLSHIFGASIETPKPPKKPGPQARFRSKSRSGKRLAVSSGTMRQTAVPLTAALTQETLAKADDRLRFADAGLALAGHKVTDPVLRDIVKRSATQSLTPEEAIAAARRHVQG; translated from the coding sequence ATGAAGACCAGCCCTTCTCTTGATGCCGTCCATGGTGTTGGCGCGGTTGTCCGTGACGTGCGCAAAAAGAAAAGGCTCACTCAAGCGGAGCTTGCCATCAAGGCACATGTAAGCCGTACATTCGTAGGTGAACTAGAAAAGGGACACCCCGGAGCCGAACTCAGCAAGGTCATCGACGTTTTCAGTGCATTGGGCTTGTCCCACATATTCGGAGCATCTATTGAGACGCCGAAACCCCCTAAGAAGCCTGGACCCCAGGCTCGATTTCGTTCCAAGAGCCGGTCAGGCAAGCGACTTGCCGTGAGCTCGGGCACGATGCGACAAACAGCCGTACCGCTTACTGCGGCACTCACACAAGAAACGTTAGCTAAAGCCGATGATCGCCTGAGATTTGCAGACGCCGGTCTGGCCCTAGCCGGTCACAAGGTCACTGACCCCGTCTTGCGCGACATCGTCAAACGTTCAGCGACCCAGTCGCTCACACCTGAAGAGGCCATTGCGGCAGCCCGTCGGCACGTTCAAGGCTAA
- a CDS encoding XRE family transcriptional regulator, which produces MRELREASDLTQVQLAGRLQVTQNRVPRIEHGDIERTQVDTLRKYVEAIGGKLRVEVELGDELIQIA; this is translated from the coding sequence TTGCGCGAATTGCGCGAAGCTTCGGACTTGACGCAGGTCCAGCTTGCCGGACGCCTCCAAGTCACGCAGAACCGGGTGCCGCGAATAGAGCACGGGGATATCGAGCGGACGCAGGTTGATACATTGCGCAAGTATGTTGAGGCCATTGGCGGCAAGCTCCGTGTCGAGGTTGAGCTTGGAGACGAACTCATCCAAATCGCCTGA
- the fliQ gene encoding flagellar biosynthesis protein FliQ, which produces MDSNAVLDIGLSGLVVAAKLAAPVLVTSLVVGFAISLFQSMTQIQEITLSFVPKATAVAIALLVCGHWMIAEMVLFTHELFEKIPALLGGT; this is translated from the coding sequence ATGGACTCCAACGCCGTCCTGGACATCGGCCTGTCCGGCCTGGTGGTCGCGGCGAAGCTCGCCGCCCCGGTGCTGGTCACCTCGCTGGTGGTGGGTTTCGCGATCTCGCTGTTCCAGTCCATGACCCAGATCCAGGAAATCACCCTCTCCTTCGTGCCCAAGGCCACCGCGGTCGCGATCGCGCTGCTGGTCTGCGGGCACTGGATGATTGCCGAAATGGTGCTCTTCACCCACGAGCTCTTCGAGAAGATCCCGGCGCTGCTGGGAGGCACGTAA
- a CDS encoding type II toxin-antitoxin system RelE/ParE family toxin: MVDTVEQSRHENMKVLQPGSGGRSELRVLFAFDPKRLAILLVAGDKPGSWRKWYVTNIPIAHDLFGNHLKMLKGAP; this comes from the coding sequence TTGGTCGATACCGTGGAGCAGTCCCGGCACGAGAACATGAAGGTATTGCAACCAGGTTCCGGGGGTAGATCAGAATTGCGAGTGCTGTTTGCGTTCGATCCCAAGCGCCTAGCCATCTTGTTGGTTGCCGGTGACAAACCAGGGAGCTGGCGCAAATGGTATGTGACGAATATTCCGATTGCCCATGACCTATTCGGCAATCATTTGAAGATGCTGAAAGGAGCGCCGTGA
- the csrA gene encoding carbon storage regulator CsrA yields MLVLTRKVGEQVLIGEDIVVTILDVKGDSIKIGFDAPRGIKIQRAEMLAAVTEANQQAAAAANEAAEARLKALFPASPKPYAPDAPSA; encoded by the coding sequence GTGCTGGTACTTACTCGGAAGGTCGGAGAACAGGTCCTGATTGGCGAGGACATCGTGGTGACGATCCTCGATGTCAAGGGCGATTCGATCAAAATCGGATTCGACGCCCCCCGCGGCATCAAGATCCAGCGGGCCGAGATGCTCGCCGCCGTGACCGAGGCAAACCAGCAGGCAGCTGCAGCCGCCAACGAGGCCGCCGAAGCGCGGCTGAAGGCCCTCTTCCCGGCGTCTCCCAAGCCGTACGCACCCGATGCGCCGAGCGCCTGA
- a CDS encoding flagellar motor protein MotB produces MSRSRRGGRRGRGGAESGHEGPDERWMASYMDMVTVLMCLFIVLYAMSTVDQDKFEALKNSLATGFGVEQSITADTADGIVVPPELVGTEGLLASTKIDGQTKEALLALARDEEADLLELKSRIEKRLKDSGHEGAAAFSVDNRGLTVRLVSAETFFVPNSAKLTENARGIIDAIAPVLAPTKRHFEVEGFADVRRPVDPYPTNWELSASRATGVLRSLVEDGGVNPARISSVGYGDARPLKGTKDLSLNRRVDIVVLSSQPESVRNLLQQTP; encoded by the coding sequence GTGAGCAGGTCCAGGCGCGGGGGCCGGCGGGGCCGCGGGGGCGCCGAATCCGGGCACGAGGGCCCGGACGAGCGCTGGATGGCCTCCTACATGGACATGGTCACGGTGCTGATGTGCCTGTTCATCGTGCTCTACGCCATGTCCACGGTTGACCAGGACAAGTTCGAGGCGCTGAAGAACTCCTTGGCCACCGGGTTCGGCGTGGAACAAAGCATCACGGCAGACACCGCCGACGGCATCGTGGTCCCGCCCGAGCTCGTGGGCACCGAGGGGCTGCTGGCCAGCACCAAGATCGACGGGCAGACCAAGGAAGCGCTGCTCGCCCTGGCCCGGGACGAGGAAGCGGACCTGCTGGAACTCAAGAGCCGCATCGAAAAGCGGCTGAAGGATTCCGGGCACGAGGGAGCGGCGGCGTTCTCCGTTGACAACCGCGGATTGACGGTGCGGCTGGTCAGCGCCGAAACCTTCTTCGTGCCCAACAGCGCCAAGCTAACCGAGAACGCCCGCGGGATCATCGACGCCATCGCCCCGGTGCTGGCCCCGACCAAGCGGCACTTCGAGGTGGAGGGTTTCGCCGACGTGCGCCGGCCGGTGGATCCGTACCCGACCAATTGGGAGCTCTCGGCCTCCCGGGCCACCGGGGTGCTGCGCTCCCTGGTCGAGGACGGGGGAGTGAACCCGGCGCGGATCTCCTCGGTCGGCTACGGGGACGCCCGGCCCCTGAAGGGAACCAAGGACCTGTCGCTGAACCGCCGAGTGGACATCGTGGTGCTCTCCAGCCAGCCCGAGTCCGTGCGCAACCTGCTGCAGCAAACGCCCTAG
- a CDS encoding flagellar biosynthetic protein FliR gives MLATLPLVSLEVMMLAAVRVTAFLVIAPPFSHNAIPLRIKGMLGIGLALAVTPRMSAGYESLDTGAFLAAILAELLAGAAMGFLVMVLFAAIQAAGGLLDLFGGFAMAQGFDPQSMVNGAQFTRFFHFAALALLVASDGYQLVLAGIFRSFDAIPLGGGIGLPGLSESLVSAVGSMFLAAVQIAGPLLVVLVLADIGLGLLTRAAPALNAFAMGFPLKIMLTLMLVGTVFVVLPALVSSLVRSALGLLGAVMGQ, from the coding sequence GTGCTGGCGACCCTGCCGCTGGTCTCTCTGGAGGTGATGATGCTGGCCGCCGTGCGCGTCACCGCCTTCCTGGTGATTGCCCCGCCGTTCTCGCACAACGCCATCCCGCTGCGGATCAAGGGCATGCTCGGAATCGGGCTGGCCCTGGCTGTGACCCCGCGGATGTCCGCCGGCTACGAGTCCCTGGACACCGGTGCATTCCTGGCCGCGATCCTCGCCGAACTGCTGGCCGGTGCCGCCATGGGCTTCCTGGTCATGGTGCTCTTCGCCGCCATCCAGGCCGCCGGCGGGCTCCTTGACCTCTTCGGCGGCTTCGCCATGGCCCAGGGCTTCGACCCCCAGTCCATGGTCAACGGCGCCCAGTTCACCCGCTTCTTCCACTTTGCCGCCCTGGCCCTGCTGGTCGCCTCCGACGGGTACCAGCTGGTGCTCGCCGGAATCTTCCGCTCCTTCGACGCGATCCCGCTGGGCGGCGGCATCGGGCTGCCGGGGCTCTCCGAATCCCTGGTCTCGGCGGTGGGCAGCATGTTCCTGGCCGCGGTGCAGATCGCCGGCCCGCTGCTGGTGGTCCTCGTGCTAGCGGACATCGGGCTGGGCCTGCTGACCCGGGCCGCCCCGGCGCTGAACGCCTTTGCCATGGGCTTCCCGCTGAAGATCATGCTGACCCTGATGCTGGTCGGGACCGTGTTCGTGGTGCTGCCGGCGCTGGTCTCCTCGCTGGTGCGCAGCGCCCTGGGACTGCTGGGGGCGGTGATGGGCCAATGA
- a CDS encoding Fic family protein codes for MVIFYYAAGPALTEAAEVQYARLADKQFLQGLPIEKFVAELAECWGEINVIHSFREGNTRTQFVFFAQLVEQGGYRIDTSQFSFDSPLRDEFVQARFDSQDNGSNARLATVLSKVVS; via the coding sequence ATGGTCATATTCTACTATGCGGCGGGGCCAGCACTCACCGAAGCCGCTGAGGTGCAGTACGCCAGACTTGCGGACAAGCAGTTCTTACAAGGCTTGCCGATAGAGAAGTTCGTCGCTGAATTGGCGGAGTGCTGGGGTGAAATCAACGTCATTCACAGCTTCCGCGAGGGCAACACCCGAACGCAATTCGTATTCTTCGCCCAACTGGTAGAACAGGGTGGATATCGCATAGACACTTCACAATTTTCCTTTGACTCACCGCTGCGTGACGAATTCGTGCAGGCTCGTTTCGACAGCCAAGATAATGGAAGTAACGCCAGGCTAGCAACGGTCCTGAGCAAAGTAGTCAGCTGA
- the fliP gene encoding flagellar type III secretion system pore protein FliP (The bacterial flagellar biogenesis protein FliP forms a type III secretion system (T3SS)-type pore required for flagellar assembly.), whose protein sequence is MSTTRRCPSLRARLPWLLALLLVLLASFALLGPAGAMAAPVEPGTPGDNGGLSVEINGPNGTPSSAIVTLIAITLLSVAPALLLMMSSFTKIFVVLAFTRNALALPTIPPNQVLAGLALFLSLFIMAPVLTSMNETGVQPYLDGSIDLSRALEVGVVPLRDFMLAHTREADIALMTRAAQLPNPASPEDVALTTLIPAFMISELRAAFIIGFVIFVPFLVIDLVVASALMSMGMMMLPPVMISLPFKILLFVLVDGWALILTALIGSYNVGGG, encoded by the coding sequence ATGAGCACCACCCGCCGTTGCCCGTCCCTGCGCGCCCGGCTGCCCTGGCTGCTCGCGTTGCTGCTGGTGCTGCTGGCCTCGTTCGCCCTCCTGGGACCCGCCGGAGCCATGGCCGCGCCCGTCGAGCCCGGGACCCCGGGGGACAACGGCGGGCTGTCGGTGGAGATCAACGGCCCCAACGGCACCCCCAGCTCCGCGATCGTCACCCTCATCGCGATCACGCTGCTCTCGGTCGCCCCGGCCCTGCTGCTGATGATGAGCTCGTTCACCAAGATCTTCGTGGTGCTGGCATTCACCCGCAACGCCCTGGCCCTGCCGACCATCCCGCCGAACCAGGTGCTCGCCGGCCTGGCGCTCTTCCTCTCCTTGTTCATCATGGCCCCGGTGCTCACCTCCATGAACGAGACCGGCGTGCAGCCCTACCTGGACGGGTCCATCGACCTGTCCCGGGCCCTGGAGGTGGGGGTGGTGCCGCTGCGCGACTTCATGTTGGCCCACACCCGGGAGGCCGACATCGCCCTGATGACCCGGGCCGCCCAGCTGCCCAACCCCGCCTCCCCGGAGGATGTCGCACTGACCACGCTGATCCCGGCGTTCATGATCTCCGAGCTGCGCGCCGCCTTCATCATCGGTTTTGTGATCTTCGTGCCGTTCCTGGTCATCGACCTGGTGGTCGCCTCGGCCCTGATGTCCATGGGCATGATGATGCTCCCGCCGGTGATGATCTCCCTGCCCTTCAAGATCCTGCTCTTCGTGCTGGTGGACGGATGGGCGCTGATCCTCACCGCGCTCATCGGCTCCTACAACGTCGGAGGTGGCTAG
- a CDS encoding EscU/YscU/HrcU family type III secretion system export apparatus switch protein: MSQDSGERSEKATAQRMKENREKGKTTRSQDLAAWLGIGAAALMVPGLLSLAEAAGRSQLQAVRLVIADPDPQAAVGALGNGLGSLSGTMLPLFAVVLVVVIATAALQGGIRFKKFKLDPANLNLLSGMKRVFGFQALWQGLKALLKVAVIGFVLWFVVSSLMPLLLQSGSLPLASLLAAGGDGAASLIRASVIAGLVLAAADVLVVMRRNRKHTRMTRKEVTDENKRTDGDPLIKSQRRSRQMAMSRNRMIAAIADADVVIVNPTHVAVALKYEPGVSAPRLVAKGAGNIATRIREEAVAHRVPMVKDVPLARSLHEACNIGDEIPAGTYNEVARVLAFVMTLKSRGRPDGIHTVPEAQPTSSGRRAGTP, from the coding sequence ATGAGCCAGGATTCGGGGGAGCGCAGCGAAAAGGCCACCGCCCAGCGTATGAAGGAGAACCGCGAGAAGGGCAAGACGACCCGCTCGCAGGACCTGGCCGCCTGGCTGGGCATCGGCGCTGCGGCGTTGATGGTACCGGGACTGCTTTCACTGGCCGAGGCGGCCGGCCGCAGCCAGCTTCAGGCCGTGCGCCTGGTCATTGCAGATCCCGACCCCCAGGCCGCAGTCGGCGCCCTCGGCAACGGACTGGGGTCGCTCTCCGGCACCATGCTTCCCCTGTTCGCCGTGGTGCTCGTCGTCGTGATCGCCACCGCCGCGCTGCAGGGCGGGATCCGGTTCAAGAAGTTCAAGCTGGACCCGGCCAACCTGAACCTGCTCTCGGGCATGAAGCGGGTCTTCGGGTTCCAGGCGCTCTGGCAGGGGCTCAAGGCCCTGCTCAAGGTCGCCGTCATCGGCTTCGTGCTCTGGTTCGTGGTCTCCTCGCTGATGCCGCTGCTGCTGCAGTCCGGCTCCCTGCCGCTGGCCTCGCTGCTGGCCGCCGGCGGCGACGGGGCCGCCTCGCTGATCCGGGCCTCGGTCATCGCCGGGCTGGTGCTGGCCGCCGCCGACGTGCTGGTGGTCATGCGCCGGAACCGCAAGCACACCCGGATGACCCGCAAGGAGGTCACCGACGAGAACAAGCGCACCGACGGGGACCCGCTGATCAAGTCCCAGCGCCGGAGCCGCCAGATGGCGATGAGCCGCAACCGCATGATCGCGGCGATCGCCGACGCCGACGTGGTCATCGTGAATCCCACCCACGTGGCCGTGGCCCTGAAGTACGAGCCCGGAGTCTCCGCACCCCGGCTGGTGGCCAAGGGCGCCGGGAACATCGCCACGCGCATCCGCGAGGAGGCCGTGGCCCACCGGGTGCCGATGGTCAAGGACGTGCCGCTGGCGCGGAGCTTGCACGAAGCCTGCAACATCGGGGACGAGATCCCCGCCGGGACCTACAATGAGGTGGCCCGCGTGCTGGCCTTCGTCATGACGCTCAAGTCCCGTGGGCGGCCCGACGGCATCCACACGGTACCCGAGGCCCAGCCAACGTCTTCCGGGCGACGGGCTGGAACGCCATGA
- the fliN gene encoding flagellar motor switch protein FliN, with the protein MIPEPSAIPVLHSTALYTAAAEALAGMLPTGSPVEAVLQHGARDAALDAGHGELVSASFVGQHSADVLLQVVAPLLGGAPGGPGSLVAASDVLRPSLEAATGVLGAGVLSTEAAVRPDALLGDSETVCFELRSAGEKIGFFAIRIRENDPVPAPQAPGAGVREDMSSKLGRINNVEMALTVEIGRTRMSVRDVLGLEPGAVVELDRSAGAPADILLNGRLIALGEVVVMDQDYGVRITQILDVNEGLS; encoded by the coding sequence ATGATTCCCGAACCATCCGCCATCCCGGTCCTGCACTCGACCGCGCTGTACACCGCCGCGGCCGAGGCCCTGGCCGGAATGCTGCCCACCGGATCCCCTGTCGAGGCCGTGCTGCAGCACGGGGCCCGCGACGCCGCGCTGGATGCCGGGCACGGTGAGCTGGTCTCCGCGAGCTTCGTGGGCCAGCACTCCGCCGACGTGCTGCTGCAGGTTGTCGCGCCGCTGCTGGGCGGGGCCCCTGGAGGGCCCGGTTCGCTGGTCGCGGCCTCCGACGTTTTGCGTCCCTCGCTCGAGGCTGCCACCGGGGTGCTGGGTGCCGGGGTGCTGTCCACCGAGGCCGCTGTGCGCCCCGACGCGCTGCTGGGGGATTCCGAGACCGTGTGCTTCGAGCTGCGCAGCGCCGGGGAAAAGATCGGGTTCTTCGCCATCCGCATCCGCGAAAACGACCCGGTTCCCGCCCCGCAGGCCCCGGGAGCCGGGGTGCGCGAGGACATGTCCAGCAAGCTGGGCCGGATCAACAACGTGGAAATGGCCCTGACCGTGGAGATCGGGCGCACCCGCATGTCGGTGCGCGACGTTTTGGGCCTGGAGCCCGGCGCCGTGGTGGAGCTTGACCGCTCCGCAGGGGCCCCCGCGGACATCCTGCTCAACGGCCGGCTCATCGCACTGGGCGAGGTCGTGGTCATGGACCAGGACTACGGGGTGCGCATCACCCAGATCCTCGACGTGAACGAGGGCTTGTCCTAG
- a CDS encoding flagellar motor switch protein FliM: MGGPTPTPEDPAIAVPYDFRRPTTLAREHARVLELAFETFARQWGTQLTAKIRVMSQVTLESVSMASYDDYVAGLPPATTMVLAEAAGHEARTVIQFPAAAALNWISHMLGSPVPTDVPERKFTRIESTLVRGLMDEALEDLHYSLGVLLRSQLSVAAMGHNSQFAQAATKSEIVITAALRVRVGERSAPATVALPAEMLLPQLGETNPRSAVEDAPGLLAEAVAGVPVDLSMALVPAQVLPGTILNLAVGDVLPLPHPVHRPFELSVGGRRLGTAAAGTRSGRIAAVVVSTEETPA, encoded by the coding sequence ATGGGTGGACCGACCCCGACCCCCGAGGACCCGGCCATTGCCGTGCCCTACGACTTCCGCCGGCCCACGACCCTGGCCCGCGAGCACGCTCGCGTGCTCGAGCTGGCTTTTGAGACCTTTGCCCGGCAGTGGGGCACCCAGCTGACCGCGAAGATCCGCGTGATGTCCCAGGTGACCCTCGAGTCGGTGTCGATGGCTTCCTACGACGACTACGTCGCCGGGCTGCCGCCTGCCACCACCATGGTGCTGGCCGAGGCCGCCGGGCACGAGGCCCGCACCGTGATCCAGTTCCCTGCCGCGGCCGCGCTGAACTGGATCTCCCACATGCTCGGCAGCCCCGTGCCCACCGACGTCCCCGAACGCAAGTTCACCCGCATCGAGTCCACCTTGGTGCGCGGGCTGATGGACGAGGCGCTTGAGGACCTGCACTATTCCCTGGGAGTGCTGCTGCGCAGCCAGCTTTCCGTGGCCGCCATGGGGCACAATTCCCAGTTTGCACAGGCCGCCACGAAATCCGAGATCGTCATCACCGCCGCGCTGCGCGTGCGCGTGGGCGAACGCAGCGCCCCGGCCACCGTCGCGCTGCCGGCGGAGATGCTGTTGCCGCAGCTGGGGGAGACCAACCCGCGCTCGGCGGTCGAGGATGCGCCGGGCCTGCTGGCCGAGGCCGTCGCCGGGGTGCCGGTGGACCTGTCGATGGCGCTGGTCCCGGCCCAGGTGCTGCCCGGCACCATCCTGAACCTGGCGGTGGGGGACGTGCTGCCGCTGCCGCACCCGGTCCACCGGCCCTTCGAGCTGTCCGTCGGCGGGCGCCGCCTGGGCACGGCCGCGGCCGGAACCCGCAGCGGCCGGATAGCCGCCGTCGTCGTTTCTACCGAGGAGACTCCCGCATGA
- a CDS encoding FliO/MopB family protein, giving the protein MESFFLLLRVLVSLAAVFGLLFYLRKRLGARFGAPAAAQLNLVERRNLGPKSSVVLLDVQGRRYLLGVAESSISVLDSFEAPEPAPAPTPDTEAATPRSFASVLESLRAPAAAQATVAPHDPDAAVLTDAPHREAQNAGTAQPAGAVSVAGPAAGPLAGSILSPDTWRRAVAALRPGRGA; this is encoded by the coding sequence GTGGAATCTTTCTTCTTGCTGCTGCGGGTGCTCGTCTCGCTCGCGGCGGTCTTCGGCCTGTTGTTCTACCTGCGCAAGCGTCTCGGAGCGCGCTTCGGCGCACCGGCCGCGGCACAGCTGAACCTCGTCGAGCGCCGGAACCTGGGCCCGAAGTCCTCCGTGGTGCTGCTCGATGTCCAGGGCAGGCGCTACCTGCTGGGCGTGGCCGAGTCCTCGATCAGCGTGCTTGACTCCTTCGAGGCCCCCGAGCCGGCACCCGCCCCGACCCCGGACACCGAGGCCGCGACCCCTCGTTCATTCGCCTCGGTGTTGGAGTCCCTGCGGGCACCTGCCGCTGCGCAAGCCACCGTGGCCCCGCACGATCCGGACGCCGCTGTCCTCACTGATGCCCCGCACCGCGAAGCCCAGAACGCCGGGACGGCGCAGCCCGCCGGTGCCGTGTCGGTGGCGGGCCCCGCGGCGGGTCCGCTGGCCGGCTCGATCCTCTCCCCGGACACCTGGCGCCGTGCCGTTGCGGCCCTGCGCCCCGGTCGCGGCGCATGA